The Chryseolinea soli genome contains a region encoding:
- a CDS encoding RagB/SusD family nutrient uptake outer membrane protein: MENKKILRIAFIVLLGGVFGCTDLDVTPKNAAVGDVVFTDPAAYKQSLAKVYAGLAIGGQSSGDGNSDISGIDGGFSQYIRMYFNLQELPTDEAVIGWNDGTIQTLHFQNWTSQSEFINAMFNRVYFQVSMANEFLRQTTDDLLATRGVTDAMKADIKQYRAEVRFLRALSYWHGLDMFGSIPLVPETNPIGTDAPGQPAGGKQDVFNYIESELLAVEPDLGKPKTMEYARVDQASAWMLLAKLYLNAETYIGAEKYTESLTYLNKIIASNAYTLDPVYGNLFLADNHKSPEIIFPVAFDGTYTKTYGGTTFLAHAAVGGDKMKPSDYGIDGGWAGLRVTANIVNLFAPADGRGNFYTDGQSKDIPSTPNTSFNQGYAHPKFQNVSSTGAPGSNTTFADTDFPMFRLGDVYLMYAEAVLRGGSGGDAGTALGYVNQLRVRAYGNTNGNLQASDLTLSFIIDERGRELSWECHRRTDLVRFGLLTVSDNSDPRAIWPWKGGESAAGKQTQAFRNVFPIPSAALTANTKLKQNDGY; encoded by the coding sequence ATGGAAAATAAAAAGATACTACGAATAGCGTTCATCGTCCTTTTAGGCGGGGTGTTTGGCTGCACCGACCTGGACGTAACGCCCAAGAATGCGGCGGTAGGGGATGTGGTTTTTACCGACCCTGCGGCCTACAAGCAATCGCTCGCCAAAGTATATGCCGGCTTGGCCATTGGTGGTCAATCGTCCGGTGATGGTAACTCCGACATCAGCGGCATCGATGGCGGGTTCTCGCAATACATCCGCATGTACTTCAACTTGCAAGAGCTTCCCACCGATGAAGCTGTGATCGGCTGGAACGACGGTACCATCCAAACCCTGCACTTCCAGAACTGGACCTCGCAAAGCGAATTTATCAATGCCATGTTCAACCGCGTCTATTTCCAGGTGTCGATGGCCAACGAATTTCTGCGTCAGACCACCGATGATTTGCTGGCTACACGTGGCGTTACCGATGCCATGAAGGCGGACATCAAACAATACCGCGCCGAGGTGCGTTTCCTCCGTGCACTGAGCTACTGGCATGGCCTCGACATGTTCGGCAGCATTCCGCTGGTGCCTGAAACAAACCCCATCGGCACGGATGCTCCCGGGCAGCCGGCAGGCGGCAAGCAAGATGTGTTCAACTACATCGAAAGTGAACTGCTCGCCGTGGAACCTGACCTGGGCAAACCCAAGACCATGGAATATGCCCGCGTCGACCAGGCTTCTGCCTGGATGCTGTTGGCAAAATTGTATCTCAACGCCGAGACCTACATTGGTGCAGAGAAGTATACCGAGTCGTTGACGTATTTGAACAAGATCATTGCGTCCAACGCCTACACGCTCGACCCGGTATATGGCAATCTCTTCCTGGCCGACAATCACAAGTCACCCGAGATCATTTTCCCGGTGGCGTTTGATGGAACCTATACGAAGACCTATGGCGGTACAACCTTCCTGGCCCACGCGGCTGTGGGAGGCGACAAAATGAAACCTTCTGACTATGGCATCGATGGCGGCTGGGCCGGTCTTCGCGTTACGGCGAACATTGTGAATTTGTTTGCACCTGCTGACGGTCGTGGCAACTTCTACACCGATGGCCAATCGAAAGACATACCCTCGACACCGAACACGAGTTTCAATCAGGGCTATGCACATCCGAAATTCCAGAACGTGAGCTCTACGGGAGCCCCGGGCAGCAACACCACGTTTGCCGACACTGATTTCCCGATGTTCCGTTTGGGCGATGTTTATCTCATGTACGCTGAAGCCGTTTTGAGAGGCGGTTCCGGTGGCGATGCCGGCACAGCTTTGGGTTACGTCAACCAACTGCGCGTCCGCGCCTATGGCAATACGAATGGAAACCTCCAGGCTTCCGATCTCACGCTCAGTTTCATCATCGACGAGCGCGGTCGTGAGCTCAGTTGGGAGTGTCACAGAAGAACCGACCTGGTTCGCTTTGGCTTGCTGACGGTGAGCGATAACAGCGACCCGCGTGCCATCTGGCCTTGGAAAGGCGGCGAAAGCGCTGCCGGAAAGCAAACCCAAGCGTTCCGCAACGTGTTCCCTATTCCCTCGGCAGCCTTGACGGCCAATACGAAATTAAAACAGAATGACGGTTACTAA
- a CDS encoding SusC/RagA family TonB-linked outer membrane protein — protein sequence MRELFTTRFTWMTAMLLLTSTLTWAQSKVVTGKVTSAEDGASLPGVNILEKGTSNGTVTDSNGQYSISVTDNATLIFSFIGYKSQEVIVGSQSAVNLTLQVDVTSLSEVVVVGYGQQEKKDVTGVVATVDSKSFNKGAIVSPDMLMTGKVAGVQISPSDGQPGSGSSIRIRGGTSINASNEPLYVVDGIPVVSDGTAAGRNPLNFINTNDIETFTVLKDASAAAIYGSRAANGVILITTKRGKSGTPTLSYDGFVSVGTVAKKYDVFNADQFRSIVTYYAPQNLKYMGNPEAADVADRAYDTNWQNQIFQTAVGQSHNLSLSGGTDKTNYRISLGHLQQDGIIKTSYTKKTNIGVNFSQLALDDALKIDVNVKGAVTEDFYSADVIGAAISYDPSHPVYDAKSPFGGYYEYYDSIGGKRVPKVNSPNNPVSSLMQSQDVGSVLRSLGNLQLDYKVKVVPGLRFNVNLGYDVTRGQRKQFLPSTLKAENSPDTGKVVIQNPYKNSMLFEGYINYTRDLKSIKSKVDVTGGYSWQSFYAENHGYTATQLSTNIYGYNNPGVARKTIPFDPLSTTAIPSLGENRLISFFGRVNYAYDERFLLTVNLRRDGSTRFGPNNKWGTFPSAAVGWRIANENFMQNQNIFSDLKLRAGYGITGNQDIGNFRYLGTYTPSDPQANYQFGSAYYTTIRPSGYDTNLQWEQTASSNIGLDFGVLQGRLSGSIEVYQKNTDKLLFTRAVAPGANLTNTILTNIGKVQNKGIELTLDAVAISTTNLTWNVGFNAAYNTNKITQLDGNNDPDFPGYAAGDNISGGVGNKVEILRVGQPVNAFYVFEHKTGPDGKPVNDNLGAEDKTNMYVDQNNDGIINEKDLRPFHRPAPRVLMGLTSQLNYKNFDLSFTLRANLGNYVYNNVASNSTFQRAGDAFRPLNLITNSLRANYYTPQYFSDFYVENASFLRMDNLTLGYSVKQISKANIRVYATVQNAFVITKYSGLDPEVSVSGIDNNLYPRARTFVFGVHIGL from the coding sequence ATGAGAGAACTGTTTACAACACGATTTACGTGGATGACGGCGATGTTGCTCCTTACCAGCACATTGACGTGGGCACAAAGCAAGGTCGTAACAGGTAAGGTCACTTCCGCCGAGGACGGTGCTTCCTTGCCGGGGGTGAACATCCTGGAAAAGGGAACCTCCAACGGAACGGTCACCGACTCCAATGGCCAGTATTCTATCAGCGTTACCGATAACGCAACGCTCATTTTCTCCTTTATCGGCTACAAATCGCAGGAAGTGATCGTCGGAAGCCAGTCGGCGGTCAACCTCACGCTCCAGGTCGATGTCACCTCGCTTTCGGAAGTTGTGGTGGTGGGCTATGGCCAGCAGGAAAAGAAGGATGTGACCGGTGTGGTAGCCACGGTGGATTCCAAGTCTTTTAATAAAGGAGCCATCGTTTCACCCGACATGCTGATGACCGGCAAAGTGGCCGGTGTTCAGATCTCGCCGTCGGATGGCCAGCCAGGATCGGGCTCGAGCATCCGCATCCGGGGTGGTACGTCGATCAACGCTAGCAACGAACCCCTCTATGTTGTAGACGGCATTCCCGTGGTCTCGGATGGAACCGCCGCCGGCCGCAACCCGCTCAACTTTATCAACACCAACGACATCGAGACGTTCACCGTGTTGAAGGATGCTTCTGCGGCAGCCATCTACGGATCGCGTGCTGCCAACGGCGTTATTCTGATCACGACCAAGCGTGGCAAGAGTGGCACTCCGACATTGAGCTATGACGGGTTTGTATCGGTGGGAACCGTGGCCAAGAAATACGACGTCTTCAACGCTGACCAGTTCCGTTCCATTGTGACGTATTACGCACCGCAAAACCTGAAGTACATGGGCAATCCCGAGGCGGCCGATGTGGCCGACCGCGCCTATGACACCAACTGGCAAAACCAGATCTTTCAAACGGCGGTAGGGCAGAGCCATAACCTCTCGTTGTCGGGTGGTACCGACAAAACGAACTACCGCATTTCACTCGGCCATCTCCAACAAGATGGTATCATCAAGACCTCCTACACCAAAAAGACCAACATCGGCGTGAACTTCTCTCAACTCGCCCTGGACGACGCGTTGAAGATCGATGTGAACGTGAAAGGTGCTGTGACGGAAGACTTTTATTCAGCCGATGTCATCGGTGCCGCAATTTCTTACGATCCCTCGCACCCGGTGTATGATGCCAAGAGCCCTTTTGGTGGTTACTATGAATACTACGATTCCATCGGCGGCAAACGCGTGCCCAAAGTGAACTCACCCAACAACCCCGTGTCCAGCCTCATGCAGAGCCAGGATGTGGGCTCGGTGTTGCGCAGCTTGGGCAATCTTCAGTTGGACTATAAAGTGAAGGTTGTTCCCGGTTTGCGTTTCAACGTCAACCTGGGTTATGATGTGACCCGCGGTCAGCGCAAGCAATTCCTGCCGAGTACACTCAAAGCAGAGAACAGTCCTGACACCGGCAAAGTAGTGATCCAGAATCCCTACAAGAACAGCATGTTGTTTGAAGGCTACATCAACTACACGCGCGACCTCAAGTCCATAAAAAGTAAAGTGGATGTCACGGGTGGTTATTCGTGGCAAAGCTTCTATGCAGAGAATCACGGCTACACGGCTACCCAGTTGAGCACGAACATCTATGGCTACAACAACCCTGGTGTAGCACGCAAGACCATACCTTTCGATCCCCTGAGCACAACGGCCATCCCATCGCTGGGTGAGAACCGGCTCATCTCGTTCTTTGGGCGGGTGAACTATGCGTATGATGAGCGATTCCTGTTGACCGTGAACCTTCGCCGGGACGGGTCTACACGTTTTGGTCCCAACAACAAATGGGGAACGTTCCCTTCGGCTGCTGTGGGCTGGAGAATTGCGAACGAGAACTTCATGCAAAACCAGAACATCTTCAGCGACCTGAAATTGCGCGCGGGATACGGTATCACCGGTAACCAGGACATTGGGAATTTCCGCTACCTGGGCACTTACACGCCAAGCGATCCGCAAGCGAATTATCAGTTTGGTAGTGCCTATTACACCACCATCCGTCCTTCGGGTTATGACACGAACCTGCAGTGGGAACAAACGGCTTCCTCCAACATCGGTTTGGACTTTGGTGTGTTGCAAGGCAGACTTTCGGGATCCATCGAAGTGTATCAAAAGAATACAGACAAACTGTTGTTCACCCGCGCAGTGGCACCCGGTGCCAACCTCACGAACACCATCCTGACCAACATCGGTAAAGTGCAAAACAAAGGTATCGAACTCACCCTCGATGCTGTGGCCATCTCCACGACAAACCTCACCTGGAACGTGGGCTTCAACGCTGCCTACAACACCAACAAGATCACGCAACTGGATGGCAACAACGATCCTGATTTCCCGGGCTATGCCGCCGGCGATAACATTTCGGGTGGTGTTGGAAACAAGGTCGAGATCCTGCGCGTAGGCCAGCCGGTGAATGCCTTCTATGTATTTGAACATAAGACGGGCCCGGATGGCAAGCCGGTGAACGACAATCTCGGCGCCGAAGACAAGACCAACATGTATGTAGATCAGAACAACGATGGCATCATCAATGAAAAAGATCTCCGCCCGTTCCACCGCCCGGCACCGAGAGTGCTGATGGGCCTCACGTCGCAGTTGAACTACAAGAACTTCGACCTCAGCTTCACGTTGCGGGCGAATCTTGGAAACTATGTTTACAACAACGTAGCGTCCAACTCTACCTTCCAGCGTGCCGGCGATGCGTTCCGTCCTCTTAACCTGATCACGAATTCGCTGCGGGCCAATTATTACACGCCGCAGTACTTCTCTGATTTTTATGTAGAGAACGCCTCCTTCCTGCGCATGGACAACCTCACGTTGGGTTATTCGGTGAAGCAGATCTCCAAAGCCAATATACGCGTGTATGCCACGGTGCAGAATGCGTTTGTGATCACCAAGTACAGCGGTCTCGATCCTGAAGTTTCGGTTTCGGGTATCGACAACAACCTGTATCCCAGAGCCAGAACGTTCGTCTTTGGTGTGCACATCGGACTCTAA
- a CDS encoding helix-turn-helix domain-containing protein, whose amino-acid sequence MFLIGKMPASTNLVSRIDRPLWRCLPVLLLVLISFHVRAQIRIEVIKHPKFILKDSSLFISGTFNNWSPGEENFKLTRRPDGVYYFDLPDTLTSFEYKFTQGGWQIVEGYADGKILPNRVYNRQLEDNPHLVRVVIEGWEKQPEYTLIVDKVPESTPFDASLYVTGNFNNWNPGDKNYKLRKQIDGSYQVLIYFNGERIDYKFTRGTWKSAESSSGGRTMANRSTNRRSATGKIRVEIAGWEDISGGLQLYSIYDLLLLFSVFQGLLLIVTIPTIQEYNREANRWLILLIGFTSAILLIKVVSGYPEVEHTLPKLQLIPDFILFVYAPLFYAYIQRLLFQSRNQLRLVFYVPVFVQFFVYMVYFLMDQPAFQAKLIEPESELRIIRFCMSSVALGLNIYYWVKCLGAINFYKVNYQNSNSYEQNLQYLNTVLFIQAACLVVWFVTFVVAVLAWMFGWEISNVIDISIDTLWMTFSVITFFLGYFVIHEPDIFRLPQTLSQVDELTKVELDHQVADYLNHIGKEKEEVSMENLDMLKEKVTIYMEKYQPYTNPKLSLVELASRLKLQPHILSKVINSGFGMNFFDYINTYRIDEFKRRVEDPQYKNYTLLGIALDVGFNSKTAFNRSFKKITSQTPSAFFNTLKE is encoded by the coding sequence ATGTTTTTAATCGGAAAAATGCCGGCGTCTACCAACCTCGTGAGCAGAATAGACCGCCCTTTGTGGCGTTGCCTGCCTGTGCTTTTGCTGGTGTTGATTTCCTTTCATGTGCGCGCGCAAATCCGCATAGAGGTCATAAAGCACCCCAAATTTATTCTGAAAGATTCCAGCCTTTTCATTTCCGGCACTTTTAACAACTGGAGTCCCGGCGAGGAAAATTTCAAGCTCACCCGGCGCCCCGACGGTGTCTACTATTTCGATCTCCCGGACACGCTTACCAGTTTTGAATACAAATTCACACAGGGCGGATGGCAAATTGTGGAGGGCTATGCCGACGGCAAGATCCTGCCCAACCGCGTCTACAACCGGCAGTTGGAAGACAATCCGCACTTGGTGCGCGTGGTCATAGAAGGGTGGGAGAAGCAACCCGAATACACCCTCATTGTCGACAAGGTGCCCGAGAGCACTCCTTTTGATGCCTCGCTTTACGTGACGGGAAACTTCAATAACTGGAACCCCGGCGACAAGAACTACAAACTCCGCAAACAGATCGACGGCAGCTACCAGGTGCTCATTTATTTTAACGGCGAACGCATCGACTACAAGTTCACCCGCGGCACCTGGAAATCGGCCGAGAGCAGCTCGGGGGGGCGCACCATGGCCAACCGGTCCACCAACCGCCGCTCGGCTACCGGCAAGATTAGGGTGGAGATTGCAGGCTGGGAAGATATTTCCGGCGGGCTTCAGCTCTATTCCATATACGATCTGCTGCTGTTGTTTTCCGTGTTCCAGGGGTTGCTGCTCATCGTCACCATCCCCACCATCCAGGAATACAACCGGGAGGCTAACCGCTGGCTCATCCTGCTGATCGGCTTCACGTCGGCCATTCTCCTGATTAAAGTGGTGTCGGGCTACCCGGAAGTGGAGCACACGCTGCCGAAGCTGCAGTTGATACCGGATTTTATTTTGTTTGTCTACGCACCGCTGTTCTATGCCTATATCCAGCGCCTGTTGTTCCAGTCGCGAAACCAGCTTCGGTTGGTCTTTTACGTGCCGGTGTTTGTCCAGTTTTTTGTCTACATGGTCTATTTCCTGATGGACCAGCCCGCCTTCCAGGCCAAGCTCATCGAGCCGGAGTCCGAGTTGCGGATCATCCGTTTTTGCATGTCGTCGGTAGCCCTGGGGTTGAATATTTATTATTGGGTGAAATGCCTGGGGGCCATCAATTTTTATAAGGTGAACTACCAGAACAGCAACTCTTACGAACAGAACCTGCAATACCTCAACACCGTGCTTTTCATCCAGGCGGCCTGTTTGGTCGTTTGGTTTGTCACTTTTGTGGTGGCGGTGCTGGCCTGGATGTTCGGATGGGAAATATCAAATGTCATTGACATCAGCATCGATACACTCTGGATGACCTTTTCGGTGATCACCTTTTTCCTCGGCTACTTCGTCATCCACGAACCCGACATTTTCCGTTTGCCGCAAACCCTTTCGCAAGTCGACGAACTTACCAAAGTGGAACTCGATCACCAGGTGGCTGACTACCTCAATCACATCGGTAAGGAGAAAGAGGAAGTGTCCATGGAAAACCTTGACATGCTGAAAGAGAAGGTTACCATCTACATGGAAAAATATCAACCTTACACCAACCCGAAGTTATCCCTTGTTGAGCTCGCTTCGCGTCTTAAGCTTCAGCCGCATATTCTTTCTAAAGTGATCAACAGTGGTTTTGGTATGAATTTCTTCGATTATATAAATACCTACCGTATCGATGAATTCAAACGTAGGGTGGAGGATCCGCAATACAAGAATTATACCCTCCTGGGGATCGCGCTGGATGTGGGATTCAATTCGAAGACTGCCTTTAATCGTTCTTTTAAGAAAATCACGAGCCAAACGCCGAGTGCGTTTTTTAATACGTTGAAGGAATAG
- a CDS encoding ABC transporter permease yields MFRNYFKVAIRNLLRQKGFSFINIFGLALGITCTALIGMWVNDELSYDRFHNDYERLYRITATLPEMKVHAAVTPAPLAQAIKNEIPEVEDVVRISSVNRELIQVGDIKFEEDGLVFADSNFFKMFSFPLIKGDREKALLNPEGIVISEKMALKYFGTTDVLEKTIRKDNKDDFTVTAVMANIPDNSHLHVDFVLPMRFLARTNDDLKKNIWDNYNWYTYFKLSSKAPQSKAAIEDLEKKMQAVYKKNESVLKVSFVLQPLAKIHLYSNFLADLAGHGNAQNVYIFMVVAVFILVVACLNFMNLATARAARRAKEVGLRKVVGAIRPHLVGQFLAESLIVALLSLVLALLLIYLALPYFNTLGGKNLALDFTNVRLITGLLGITVITGLLAGSYPALYLSGFLPATVLKGNFNGGGSGSLFRNTMVVIQFAVSISLIVGTAIVYRQLKYIQHMNLGYDKENLLYVPMTGEMWGKYETMRTKLASNRLTSQYSFISGLPTSSSGATVSVEWKGKDPNSQPLFYNTAIDENFEEVFKATFLEGHGYTENAKADSTSIVVNEAALKTMDMTLESAVGTRITVWNRELTIIGVVKDFNFKPVQEPIGPMFLNRNTWGGYAIVRTLPGETDNTIKVLEQMCKEINPSYPFNYNFVDQDIAKLYTSEQRLGNLFNVFAVLAIVISCLGLYGLSAYLAERRTRELGIRKVLGASGFQLVYLLSATFTRPILIATAIAVPLAWYGMSQWLDGFAYHVAIDWTIFLIAFVSALIIAWLTVSFESIKAATTNPVTSLRSE; encoded by the coding sequence ATGTTCCGCAACTATTTCAAAGTCGCCATCCGAAATCTACTCCGCCAGAAAGGCTTTTCGTTCATTAACATCTTCGGCCTGGCGCTGGGGATTACGTGTACGGCGCTCATCGGGATGTGGGTCAATGACGAGTTGAGTTATGACCGGTTCCACAACGACTATGAACGGCTATACCGGATCACGGCAACCCTGCCCGAGATGAAAGTGCATGCCGCCGTAACCCCTGCCCCGCTGGCACAGGCAATAAAGAACGAGATCCCCGAGGTGGAAGATGTGGTGCGCATCTCCAGCGTGAATCGCGAATTGATCCAGGTGGGCGACATCAAGTTCGAAGAGGATGGTCTCGTCTTTGCCGATTCGAATTTCTTCAAGATGTTCAGCTTTCCCTTGATCAAGGGCGACCGCGAAAAAGCATTGCTCAATCCGGAAGGCATTGTGATCTCCGAAAAAATGGCCCTCAAATATTTCGGCACCACCGACGTGCTCGAAAAAACCATCCGCAAAGACAACAAAGACGACTTCACGGTAACGGCCGTTATGGCCAACATCCCCGACAACTCGCACCTGCATGTTGATTTTGTCCTGCCCATGCGCTTCCTGGCCCGCACAAACGACGACCTCAAAAAGAACATTTGGGACAACTACAACTGGTATACCTACTTTAAGCTGAGCAGCAAAGCCCCGCAGTCGAAGGCGGCCATCGAGGACCTGGAGAAAAAGATGCAAGCCGTCTATAAGAAAAACGAATCGGTACTCAAAGTAAGCTTCGTGTTGCAACCCCTGGCGAAGATCCATCTCTATTCCAATTTCCTGGCCGACCTTGCCGGTCATGGCAACGCACAGAACGTATACATTTTTATGGTGGTGGCCGTCTTTATCCTGGTGGTGGCGTGTCTGAATTTTATGAACCTCGCCACAGCACGTGCCGCCCGGCGGGCAAAAGAAGTTGGGCTGCGCAAAGTGGTGGGCGCCATCAGGCCTCACCTCGTGGGACAGTTCCTCGCCGAGTCGTTGATCGTCGCTTTGCTTTCACTGGTGCTGGCCTTGCTCCTCATCTATCTCGCACTCCCCTATTTCAATACGCTGGGTGGAAAAAATCTGGCCCTTGACTTTACGAACGTGAGACTCATCACAGGCCTGTTGGGTATCACGGTCATCACCGGGTTGTTGGCGGGAAGTTACCCGGCACTCTACCTCTCGGGATTTCTTCCGGCCACCGTGTTGAAAGGAAATTTCAACGGTGGCGGCTCCGGAAGTTTGTTCCGGAACACGATGGTAGTGATCCAGTTTGCCGTATCGATCTCGCTGATCGTCGGCACCGCGATCGTCTATCGCCAACTGAAATACATCCAACACATGAACCTGGGCTACGACAAGGAAAACCTGCTGTATGTGCCCATGACCGGCGAGATGTGGGGCAAATACGAAACGATGCGCACCAAGCTCGCCAGCAACCGGCTGACCAGCCAATATTCGTTTATCTCCGGACTGCCTACGTCTTCTTCCGGCGCCACGGTCAGCGTGGAGTGGAAAGGAAAGGACCCGAACTCGCAACCCCTGTTCTACAACACGGCCATCGACGAAAATTTCGAGGAGGTTTTTAAGGCTACCTTCCTGGAAGGACATGGCTATACTGAAAATGCCAAAGCCGATTCCACGAGTATCGTCGTGAACGAAGCGGCACTAAAAACGATGGACATGACGCTGGAGTCCGCCGTCGGAACCAGGATCACGGTGTGGAATAGAGAGCTGACGATCATTGGAGTGGTCAAGGATTTCAACTTCAAACCCGTTCAGGAGCCCATCGGTCCGATGTTCCTGAATCGCAATACCTGGGGCGGATATGCCATCGTCCGCACGCTCCCCGGGGAAACGGACAATACCATCAAGGTGCTGGAGCAAATGTGCAAAGAGATCAATCCAAGCTATCCCTTCAACTACAATTTTGTGGACCAGGATATCGCCAAATTATACACATCCGAGCAACGGTTGGGCAACCTGTTCAACGTCTTTGCCGTGCTGGCCATTGTGATCTCTTGTCTGGGATTGTACGGCTTATCAGCCTATCTCGCCGAGCGGCGCACACGCGAGTTGGGAATACGCAAAGTGCTTGGCGCTTCCGGGTTCCAACTGGTTTACCTGCTGTCGGCTACCTTCACCCGCCCCATTCTCATCGCCACGGCCATCGCGGTGCCGCTGGCCTGGTACGGCATGAGCCAATGGCTTGACGGCTTCGCTTATCACGTTGCCATCGACTGGACGATCTTCCTCATCGCCTTCGTGTCGGCGCTGATCATCGCCTGGCTGACGGTGAGCTTTGAATCGATCAAAGCAGCGACAACAAATCCAGTGACGTCGTTGCGATCGGAATAG
- a CDS encoding ABC transporter permease, which yields MNLIENIKEGLRSIQANLLRSVLTALIVAIGIMSLVGILTAIDGIEYSVNESLASLGVNTFDIHSKTNRNSNRQGLKEKTYPQIRMSEAFRFIDQYKVPSTISLSAFVTELAEVKHLSKKTNPNVQVQGVNADFLPIKGLEIEQGRNFSKLEMEYGTQVAIIGHKVFTSLYGKREEPIGTEISISGVQFRVIGLMKEKGELSENNYDNMVLMPIIKGNQMAKGRGLWYDMTIGISDPSQMEYAMGEATGIMRAIRRDQVGQPNSFDLEKSETLAQEMESIIGGLRMGGFGISFITLLGACIALMNIMLVSVTERTREVGVRKALGATPLRIRQQFLIEGIVVCLLGGISGVILGILIGNLLAKLMGINTFVMPWMTMLWGLGVCIFVGVISGYYPAKRASRLDPIESLRFE from the coding sequence ATGAACCTGATTGAAAATATAAAAGAGGGGCTTCGCTCCATCCAAGCCAACCTGCTGCGCTCGGTCCTCACGGCCCTCATCGTGGCCATCGGCATCATGTCACTGGTGGGCATCCTCACGGCCATCGACGGCATCGAATATTCCGTCAACGAAAGCCTGGCCTCCCTGGGCGTGAACACGTTCGACATCCATTCCAAGACCAACCGGAACTCCAATCGCCAGGGCCTCAAGGAAAAAACATACCCCCAGATCCGCATGAGCGAAGCGTTTCGCTTTATCGACCAATATAAAGTGCCCTCCACCATCAGCCTCTCGGCATTCGTGACCGAGCTCGCCGAAGTGAAGCATCTTTCCAAAAAGACCAACCCCAACGTCCAGGTTCAGGGGGTTAATGCCGATTTTCTGCCCATAAAGGGCCTGGAGATCGAGCAAGGCCGTAATTTCTCGAAACTTGAAATGGAATACGGAACCCAAGTGGCCATCATTGGCCACAAAGTGTTCACCTCCCTTTATGGAAAAAGAGAAGAGCCCATCGGCACGGAGATCTCCATTTCCGGTGTGCAATTCCGTGTTATCGGCCTGATGAAGGAAAAGGGTGAGCTCTCCGAGAATAACTACGATAATATGGTGCTCATGCCCATTATCAAGGGTAATCAGATGGCCAAAGGCCGCGGCCTGTGGTATGACATGACCATCGGTATTTCCGATCCATCCCAGATGGAATACGCCATGGGCGAGGCCACCGGCATCATGCGCGCTATCCGCCGCGACCAGGTGGGACAGCCCAACTCGTTTGACCTCGAGAAAAGCGAAACCCTGGCCCAGGAAATGGAAAGCATCATCGGCGGCTTGCGCATGGGCGGCTTTGGCATCAGCTTCATCACCCTGTTGGGCGCCTGCATTGCCCTGATGAACATCATGCTCGTGTCGGTGACTGAGCGCACGCGCGAAGTGGGTGTCCGCAAAGCCCTGGGCGCCACACCTTTGCGGATACGACAGCAGTTTCTCATCGAGGGCATCGTGGTGTGTCTGCTGGGCGGTATTTCGGGGGTTATCCTTGGCATCCTCATCGGCAACCTGCTGGCCAAGCTCATGGGCATCAACACGTTTGTGATGCCGTGGATGACGATGCTGTGGGGGCTGGGCGTTTGTATCTTTGTCGGCGTTATCTCCGGCTACTACCCTGCAAAGCGGGCCTCACGCCTCGATCCCATCGAGTCGCTGCGCTTCGAGTAA